Below is a genomic region from Delftia tsuruhatensis.
ATTCCCGACAGCGCCATTGCCCAGCTGCGCGACAAAGGCACGTTGCAATCGCATGCGGCCGTGCTGTCCACGGGGGCCGGCGTGGTGATCGAGCGCAAGGTCAGCGCAGGGCAGGTGGCGCAGCCCGGTGATCCGCTGTTCACCGTGGCCGACCTGGCCACCGTCTGGGTGGTGGGCGCCATCCCCGAGCAGATGGCCAGCGGCGTGCGCGCCGGCCAGTCGGTGGAGATCGCGGTACCTGCGCTGGGCGAGCGCACCCTGTCCGGCCAGATCATCCATGTCGGCGACACCGTGACGCCCGAGACGCGCACGGTGACCATCCGCACCCAGGTGGACAACCCCGAGCGTGACCTCAAGCCCCAGATGCTGGCCACCATGCGCATCCAGGGCGAGTCGCGCGAACTGCTGGCCGTGCCCGCCGATGCCGTGGTGCGCGAAAACGACCGCGACCATGTCTTCGTCCGCAAGGGCGAGAACCACTACCGCCTCACGCCCGTGGAACTGGGCGCCGCCAGCGGCGGCATGCGTCCCGTGAACAAGGGCCTGGCCGAGGGCGCGGTCATCGTCACCACCGGTGCCTTCCACCTGAACAACGAGCGCAAGCGCGCCGAGCTGGAGTAAGCCCATGATCTCTTCCATGATCCGGGCCGCCCTGAGCCAGCGACTCATCGTGATCGTTCTCTCGCTCGTGCTGTGCGGATTCGGCCTGCGCGCGGCGATGCATCTGTCGGTCGACGCCTTCCCCGACGTCACCAATGTCCAGGTCCAGGTGGCTACCGAGGCGCCGGGCCGCTCGCCCGAGGAGATCGAGCGTTTCGTGACCGTGCCGCTGGAAATCGCCATGACCGGCATGCCGGGCCTGGTGGAGATGCGCTCGCTCAACAAGAGCGGCCTGTCCATCATCACCCTGGTCTTCACCGATGCCACCGACGTGTACTTCGCGCGCCAGCTCGTCACCGAGCGGCTGATGGAGGTCACCCCGCGCATGCCCGAGGGCATCATCCCCGTGCTGGGGCCGGTGTCCACGGGCCTGGGTGAGGTCTACCAGTACACGCTGGAACACCCCGACGACGGCAAGCGCGCCCTCACCCCCGAGGAGCTGACCGAGCGCCGCACCATCCAGGACTGGGTGGCGCGACCGCTGCTGCGCTCCATCCCCGGCGTGGCCGAGATCAACTCCCAGGGCGGCTACGTCAAACAGTACCAGGTGGAGGTCGATCCGGGCCGGCTGCGCCACTACGGCCTGTCGGTGCGCCAGGTGGTCCAGGCCATCGCCGACAACAATGCCAACGCCAGCGGCGGCATCCTGCCCCAGGTCACCGAGCAGTACCTGATCCGCGCCGTGGGCCTGATACAGACGCTGGACGACATCGCCAACATCGTGCTCAAGGAGCAAGGCGGTGTGCCGGTCTTCGTGCGCGACGTGGCCGAGGTCCGGCTGGGTGCCGAAGTGCGGCAGGGCGCCATCATCAAGGGCGGCTACACCGAAGGTGTCTCAGGCATCGTGCTGATGATGCGCGGCGGCAACGCCAAGGAAGTGGTCACGCGCGTGAAGGAGCGCGTGAGCGAGATCAACGCCAAGGGCATGCTGCCCGGCGGCCTGCAGATCGTTCCCTACTATGACCGTACCGACCTGGTCGATTCGGCGCTGTGGACCGTGGGCAAGGTGCTGATCGAAGGCATCCTGCTGGTGGTCGTGGTGCTGTTCATCTTCCTGGGCGACGTGCGCTCCAGCCTGATCGTGGTGGCCACGCTGATCATCACGCCGCTGACCACCTTCATCATGATGAACCGCTGGGGCATCTCGGCCAACCTGATGTCGCTGGGAGGGCTCGCCATCGCCATCGGCCTCATGGTGGATGCCACGGTGGTGGTGGTGGAGAACGTGTTCCACAAGCTCGGCCAGGCCGGCGACAGCATGGGCGCCCGCGTGCGCACCGTGCTGTCGGCCACCACCGAGGTGGCCACGCCTACCATCTTCGGCATCGCCATCATCATCCTGGTGTTCCTGCCGCTGATGACGCTGCAGGGCATCGAGGGCAAGATGTTCGGCCCGCTGGCGCTGACGATCGCCATCTCGCTGGCCGTGTCGCTGGCGGTGTCGCTGTTCCTGTCGCCGGTGCTGTGCTCGTACTTCCTCAAGGGCGGCGCCGACCACGACACACGGCTGATCGCCTTCCTCAAGCGCCACTACCTGCGCCTGCTGGACCTGGCCACCGCGCGCAACCGGGCCACGCTGGCCGTGGCCGTGGCCCTGCTGTTGGGCTCGCTGGGCCTGTTCCCGCTGCTGGGCAAGTCCTTCATGCCGACCATGAAGGAGGGCGCCCTGACGCCGCAGATCAACCGCGTGCCCAGCATCTCGCTGGACGAGTCCATCCGCATGGAAATGGCGGCGATGAAGGCCGTGGCCGAAGTGCCTGGCGTGCTCAGCGTGGTCTCCAAGCTGGGGCGTGGCGAATC
It encodes:
- a CDS encoding efflux RND transporter periplasmic adaptor subunit, which gives rise to MSLTMQSKNIATGARSSTLLHSMALAGLLAATLALSACGKNEEAAATAAPASATAQEQDPLEVRVTAEMAPNFAASPVAKAQIAPLQEVSGRIEANERQVARIGAAVTGRVAEVLVEVGDRVRPGQVLARVASPELTTAQLAYLRAHSAAMLAERGVERARQLIAADVIGSAELLRRESELAIARAEQRAAGDQLRLIGIPDSAIAQLRDKGTLQSHAAVLSTGAGVVIERKVSAGQVAQPGDPLFTVADLATVWVVGAIPEQMASGVRAGQSVEIAVPALGERTLSGQIIHVGDTVTPETRTVTIRTQVDNPERDLKPQMLATMRIQGESRELLAVPADAVVRENDRDHVFVRKGENHYRLTPVELGAASGGMRPVNKGLAEGAVIVTTGAFHLNNERKRAELE
- a CDS encoding efflux RND transporter permease subunit, producing the protein MISSMIRAALSQRLIVIVLSLVLCGFGLRAAMHLSVDAFPDVTNVQVQVATEAPGRSPEEIERFVTVPLEIAMTGMPGLVEMRSLNKSGLSIITLVFTDATDVYFARQLVTERLMEVTPRMPEGIIPVLGPVSTGLGEVYQYTLEHPDDGKRALTPEELTERRTIQDWVARPLLRSIPGVAEINSQGGYVKQYQVEVDPGRLRHYGLSVRQVVQAIADNNANASGGILPQVTEQYLIRAVGLIQTLDDIANIVLKEQGGVPVFVRDVAEVRLGAEVRQGAIIKGGYTEGVSGIVLMMRGGNAKEVVTRVKERVSEINAKGMLPGGLQIVPYYDRTDLVDSALWTVGKVLIEGILLVVVVLFIFLGDVRSSLIVVATLIITPLTTFIMMNRWGISANLMSLGGLAIAIGLMVDATVVVVENVFHKLGQAGDSMGARVRTVLSATTEVATPTIFGIAIIILVFLPLMTLQGIEGKMFGPLALTIAISLAVSLAVSLFLSPVLCSYFLKGGADHDTRLIAFLKRHYLRLLDLATARNRATLAVAVALLLGSLGLFPLLGKSFMPTMKEGALTPQINRVPSISLDESIRMEMAAMKAVAEVPGVLSVVSKLGRGESPADPAGPNESDPIVLLDPESDRTQDEIDEDIRQRLSTIPGVQIVLSQPISERVDEMVTGVRSQVAIKVFGDELTELRDVSEQVARILKSVPGSADIRVERLSGQQALTVDIDRKAIARHGLNVTDVQGVIESAIGGKEVTTVYEGERRYNVVVRFPEPFRGSPAAIGATLLTTSTGAQVPLSSVARIELVDGPAQISRESGKRRVVVGANVEGRDLGGFVAEVQQRIDREVQLPDGYYFIYGGQFENMERAMGTLQVIVPLTIVAIFFLLFLLFNSVKLAGLIILVLPFASIGGLIGLFVTGEYVSVPASVGFIALWGIAVLNGVVLVTCIRKLREDGMDVAQAVREGCVQRFRPVMMTATVALLGLVPFLFATGPGSEVQRPLAIVVIGGLISSTLLTLVVLPTLYRWFDEKPLEA